In one Dreissena polymorpha isolate Duluth1 chromosome 7, UMN_Dpol_1.0, whole genome shotgun sequence genomic region, the following are encoded:
- the LOC127839332 gene encoding uncharacterized protein LOC127839332, translating into MATSIGSVHNSSDLVKDYVCDACESKNIQGIADYFCAICLKFFCGKCIYQHDQLYANHSKYGREETNKWPLTKAVEDLLLKCNVHKDNKLKMFCQDHSQLCCTDCAFLNHRQCTDVALISDSVKKMSVDMQQLSNNLHTILDELNKFKRAREASIQSVEVSWSEKLQEIRDLRKKLNAALDELEKTTLKELDEIRTRLQASLKKDVDDCTRLKDELKQLSEAVNALCDKSKTEIEFVARRKCLDKIQEFEAYLKENPVKLQRSLIFQANIDIEQYLSQQSSLGRIVDRMKSLTVKMNPDQGMTVKRKLEYSVRISSDTNQTCHITGICCLPSGQVIVTDNTNNKVKLLDQHYTVSSHCDVSGVPGDACQITASEVAVTVNRDVQFISVRNGQLMNGKKFQLLQESCGIAFHQGSLYVTSGTTLYCYTLTGSLVKTLFEDASGSYTVLKCAVSPAGDRIYVTNYDQHKLITLATDRNLISTFTDPELQGAWDVHVTLSGQVLVCGCISNTVIQVDHEGKKKLATLVSSNDGVRNPMSVCYNTKTDKIIVGLNNSNKINVMELH; encoded by the exons ATGGCAACTTCTATAGGTTCAGTTCATAACAGTTCAGATTTAGTGAAGGACTATGTTTGTGATGCTTGCGAAAGTAAAAATATTCAAGGAATTGCTGATTATTTCTGTGCAATATGTTTGAAGTTTTTTTGCGGAAAGTGCATTTATCAACACGATCAGTTATATGCAAATCATTCAAAGTATGGAAGAgaagaaacaaataaatggccTCTCACAAAGGCAGTGGAGGATTTGCTTCTTAAATGTAATGTCCACAAAGACAACAAACTGAAAATGTTCTGCCAGGATCACAGTCAGCTGTGTTGCACTGATTGTGCTTTTCTGAACCACAG ACAGTGCACTGATGTAGCACTAATTTCTGACTCAGTCAAAAAGATGTCAGTGGACATGCAACAGTTGTCAAACAATCTTCACACTATTCTTGATGAGCTAAATAAGTTCAAAAGAGCTCGAGAGGCCAGCATTCAGTCTGTGGAGGTATCGTGGAGTGAAAAACTACAAGAAATCCGAGACCTCCGAAAGAAATTAAATGCTGCTCTGGATGAATTAGAAAAAACAACCTTGAAAGAACTGGATGAAATAAGAACCAGATTGCAAGCCTCTCTCAAGAAAGATGTTGATGACTGCACCAGACTAAAGGATGAACTGAAACAACTCAGTGAAGCTGTAAATGCCCTTTGTGATAAGAGCAAGACAGAAATTGAGTTCGTAGCCCGCAGAAAATGTCTGGACAAAATACAGGAGTTTGAGGCATATCTGAAGGAAAACCCTGTGAAGTTGCAGAGGTCACTCATATTCCAAGCAAACATTGACATTGAGCAGTACCTGTCTCAACAGTCTAGTCTGGGGAGAATTGTTGACCGTATGAAGTCTCTCACAGTAAAGATGAATCCAGACCAGGGGATGACTGTGAAGAGAAAATTGGAGTATAGTGTGAGAATATCAAGTGATACGAATCAGACTTGCCACATTACTGGCATTTGCTGCCTGCCTAGTGGCCAGGTCATTGTCACAGATAACACTAATAACAAAGTGAAGCTATTGGACCAGCATTacactgtttccagtcactgtgatgtGTCTGGTGTTCCAGGGGATGCTTGTCAAATCACAGCCAGTGAGGTGGCTGTAACTGTTAATAGAGATGTACAGTTTATCTCTGTGAGAAATGGGCAGCTGATGAATGGGAAGAAGTTCCAGTTATTGCAAGAATCTTGTGGTATTGCCTTCCATCAAGGATCATTGTATGTCACTTCTGGCACTACTCTATATTGCTACACTCTTACAGGATCACTTGTGAAAACGCTTTTTGAGGATGCAAGTGGCTCTTATACag TGTtaaagtgtgctgtgagtcctgCTGGGGACAGGATCTATGTCACCAACTACGACCAGCACAAGCTCATCACTCTGGCTACAGATCGCAACCTGATATCCACCTTTACGGATCCTGAACTACAAGGGGCATGGGATGTGCATGTAACACTTTCAGGACAAGTGCTTGTCTGCGGATGCATCTCCAATACTGTCATACAGGTGGATCATGAGGGCAAAAAGAAACTGGCAACTCTGGTGTCATCCAACGATGGAGTAAGGAACCCAATGTCTGTCTGCTACAACACCAAgactgacaagatcattgtgggactaaataattccaataaaatcaatgttatgGAATTGCATTAG